In Brassica napus cultivar Da-Ae chromosome C2, Da-Ae, whole genome shotgun sequence, the sequence ATCTTTCTGCACTTCATCTCCTCTCGATCCTTACGAGTAGCCTTTGCTGGAACAGGGTAAGGGACTTTAAGAGTGTATTCGCGAACAGGAACAGGCTCTGGGATTGGGCAGACAGCCTCAGCTAGTTGTTCTGGTCCTGGCGAATTGGTTCCAACTGTTGGTTCCCTCTCCTTCTCAGCTGCCGAGGTATCGGCTGGTGGTTGTTCCGACTCTTTCTGCTTCCCCTTCTCAGCAGCAGTGAAACTTTTCTTTACCGGCTCAGACAGTTGCTTTCCACTTCTCAACTCAACCGCATTGCACTCCCTAGGGTTTTTGTCGGTTTTCCCAGGTAGAGTACATTGTTTCCTCTTGTCGCTCTCAGCAGTCTGAGCAATCTGAATGTCCATCTGTCTCATATGACTCGCGACATTGTCGTATTTGGTGCTCAAATCGCTGAACATATGGTTCATTCTGGTATTGATCTCAGTAGTAACCTGGTTTAGAGCCTTTCCTTGGAGCTGTTGTCCTTGGAGCAGCAGCTGCAACATAGCTTTTGTCTCATCTTGCGGAACAGCGACAGGAGCGGAGGTAGCTGGCTGAGTGTTCTGGTGTTTCTGCATCTGAGGTGGATTGTTCTGCGGTTGGCTTAGAACATAGGTCCGGGGTTGGTAGTTCTTTTGATACCCGACATACTGACCTTGGTTACTCTGTGCATGATCAGCTGGTTTGTCTTGCTTAGGCCAGAAAATATGTGGGTTGTTCCTCACGTTAGGGTTTGGGTGGTAGTTTTTGAGCTGCCATCCTTGCCCATTCACGTAGCTCACCTCTTGCTGATCGTCTCCTGATATTTCAGCATCAAATGCCAGGTCACCGGCACTCTTCTCAGGAGCTGCTTCTTCCATTATGAACACTTGGCTTTGGTTTCCCTTAAGCAGTTGATCCACCTTTGCAGCGAGATCATCTATGATGTTCACACTCTTCGAGCGGtcatgctccttgttcttgtttagtGAACTTTgaagccatgttctcaatcagctcgaacgcaccaggtgtggtttgagtcatgaagtctccattacTCGAAGAATCAAGGGTGTTTCAAAACTCATAGCTCACTCCATCATAGAACGCCTCCAATATATAATCATCGTCAAACCCATGGTGCGGGCACGCTATCTGGTACTCCTTGTACCTCTCCTAAGCTTCATGAAAAGGTTCATCAGACTTCTGCTTGAAATTGGAGATCCTGTGCCGTAGAACCGCGGTTTTAGACTTCGTGTAGAAGTGGCTCAGGGACGCTGATCGGACCTGGTCCCATGAGGTAAGAGAAC encodes:
- the LOC106409965 gene encoding uncharacterized protein LOC106409965, with protein sequence MEEAAPEKSAGDLAFDAEISGDDQQEVSYVNGQGWQLKNYHPNPNVRNNPHIFWPKQDKPADHAQSNQGQYVGYQKNYQPRTYVLSQPQNNPPQMQKHQNTQPATSAPVAVPQDETKAMLQLLLQGQQLQGKALNQVTTEINTRMNHMFSDLSTKYDNVASHMRQMDIQIAQTAESDKRKQCTLPGKTDKNPRECNAVELRSGKQLSEPVKKSFTAAEKGKQKESEQPPADTSAAEKEREPTVGTNSPGPEQLAEAVCPIPEPVPVREYTLKVPYPVPAKATRKDREEMKCRKMLEDLTVRLSLMDAIQMMASMRSFMKGLISGKILEESELMTVSKECSTVLQNRQIKKRGDPGKFVLSIQIGKTIFSCSLVDLGSIVNLMPYSVARRLGYMHFKLTKMSLVFADRSVKSPVSIIEDLQVKVGNTSVQEDFIVLELEEESKDPLIL